In Leptolyngbya sp. 'hensonii', the genomic window AGGGACCTAAATTTAACTTCCAGTTAGGGATTTTAACGGGATGCTCTGTGGTTTCCCAGCCCACAGCTAGAACCAGAAAAATCCAACCACAGAAAGACAAAAACTCCCGCACCAGAGGTGACGCTGGAAGTGCCATCAGATAGGAAAAAAGACACAGCGCCAGCAAGGTCTGCCAGGAAAATGCCTGCCTGGGGATCAATTCCTTGCGCAAGTTGTCCACGGAGTCCTTAATTCTCTGTCTTACCGTAGGCATAAGGCACTTAACCGACAGCACGCAGTAACAGAACTAGCAAGATTAACCCATAGCTACAAGCATTGGCCAGCAGCATAGTCAGGGTACGGTTACGGGTGGCGTCTGCAGCTTCCGTGCGAAGCTGTTTATCCCGATACCGGTTAATCTTAGTTTCGTTTAAGTCCTTAAGCTTCTTTTTCTCCAGCAGAATGTCTAACAGGGTGAGGCTGGTCAACTCTACAAACACGGTACAGAAGAAGGTGAGTAAGCCAGACAGAATCAGAAAAGAATTGACACTGGAGGCCCAAGGACCTGGAAAGGGTTGATCATAAAGAATGTAGCTGATTAACTGGACTTTCATCTCTACCGGCAGTAAAGCCTGCACCTCGAAAAAAGCCAGCCAGCCCATGAAAGTCGATAGAAGATTTAACGAAGCGGCATATTCAATCGCCACCTTGCGGCTGAACAAGAGTCGCTGATGCAGGATGGCTGCCTCAATCAACGTCGAGGAGAACAGGAACAACAATTGGAACAGGATGGCCCGGATGGGTAGGATGGTAGGGAACATGGGGATAGGGCGCATACATGCGCCCATCATATAAGATTGATAGGGGCAGCAAAGACTCTAGCTTTATGGTAAAGACGGGCGTTGGTATTCGGACTGCTCAGACTCGCTCAGAGCGGATCGTGGGTCAAATTCATGTTTATGATGGAGCAGGGAAAGGCAAGTCTCAGGCTGGGCTGGGAGTCGTGTTGAGA contains:
- the fraC gene encoding filament integrity protein FraC — encoded protein: MFPTILPIRAILFQLLFLFSSTLIEAAILHQRLLFSRKVAIEYAASLNLLSTFMGWLAFFEVQALLPVEMKVQLISYILYDQPFPGPWASSVNSFLILSGLLTFFCTVFVELTSLTLLDILLEKKKLKDLNETKINRYRDKQLRTEAADATRNRTLTMLLANACSYGLILLVLLLRAVG